From the genome of Rarobacter incanus, one region includes:
- a CDS encoding YebC/PmpR family DNA-binding transcriptional regulator, translated as MSGHSKWATTKHKKAAIDAKRGKLFAKLIKNIEVAARTGGGDPAGNPTLYDAIQKAKKSSVPNNNIDNAVKRGAGLVAGGADYQTIMYEGYGNGGIAVLVECLTDNRNRAAAEVRTAFSRNGGQMADPGSVSYLFTRKGVVIVPVSEGVTEDAVFEAALDAGAEEINDLGDALEVISEATDLVPVRAALQEAGIDYDSAEVQFVPATQIEVDAEGARKILRLIEALEDSDDVQNVFANFDASDEVMAELEED; from the coding sequence ATGTCAGGTCACTCCAAATGGGCCACCACCAAGCACAAGAAGGCGGCGATCGACGCCAAGCGCGGAAAACTATTCGCGAAGCTCATCAAGAACATCGAGGTCGCCGCGCGCACCGGCGGCGGTGATCCCGCGGGGAACCCGACGCTTTACGACGCTATCCAAAAGGCGAAGAAGAGCTCGGTCCCCAACAACAACATCGACAATGCCGTCAAGCGGGGTGCGGGTTTGGTCGCCGGTGGGGCCGACTACCAAACGATCATGTACGAGGGCTACGGAAACGGCGGCATTGCCGTCTTGGTCGAGTGCCTCACCGACAACCGGAACCGTGCGGCCGCGGAGGTGCGCACCGCATTTAGCCGCAACGGCGGGCAGATGGCGGACCCGGGGTCGGTGTCCTACCTGTTCACGCGCAAGGGTGTCGTGATCGTTCCGGTTTCCGAGGGCGTGACCGAGGACGCAGTATTCGAGGCCGCGCTGGATGCCGGCGCCGAGGAAATCAACGACCTGGGCGACGCCCTGGAGGTTATTTCCGAGGCCACCGATCTGGTGCCGGTGCGAGCCGCGCTGCAGGAAGCCGGCATTGATTACGATTCCGCAGAGGTGCAGTTCGTTCCCGCGACCCAGATCGAGGTCGACGCGGAGGGAGCCCGCAAGATTCTGCGCCTGATTGAGGCGCTCGAGGATAGCGACGACGTGCAAAACGTATTCGCTAACTTCGATGCATCCGACGAGGTCATGGCCGAGCTCGAGGAGGACTGA
- the pdxT gene encoding pyridoxal 5'-phosphate synthase glutaminase subunit PdxT, with translation MNDTIGVLALQGDFREHLQALRAIGADAMAVRTAAELGRCQALVLPGGESTTIDKLARAFGVRDLIRERIAAGMPVYGSCAGMILLADRIEGGTSDQETFGGLDIVVRRNAFGRQVDSFEEDIDIAGIEGPPVRAVFIRAPAVLEVGQGVDVIGRTAAGAAGDRIVAVRSGNLLATSFHPEVTGDRRIHELFVKIARKEL, from the coding sequence GTGAATGACACCATCGGCGTCCTGGCCTTGCAGGGCGATTTTAGGGAACACCTGCAAGCGCTGCGCGCGATCGGGGCGGATGCTATGGCCGTGCGGACCGCGGCGGAGCTGGGTAGGTGCCAGGCCCTCGTCCTGCCGGGCGGCGAATCGACGACCATAGATAAGCTGGCGCGCGCCTTCGGGGTGCGCGACCTGATCCGCGAACGGATCGCGGCGGGGATGCCCGTCTACGGATCGTGCGCGGGAATGATACTGCTCGCCGACCGGATCGAGGGCGGAACCAGCGACCAGGAAACGTTCGGGGGACTGGACATCGTGGTCCGCCGCAATGCGTTCGGCCGCCAGGTCGATTCCTTCGAGGAAGACATCGACATTGCCGGAATCGAGGGGCCGCCCGTGCGCGCCGTTTTCATTCGCGCCCCGGCGGTTTTGGAGGTCGGGCAGGGCGTCGATGTGATCGGTCGCACTGCGGCCGGTGCGGCGGGCGATAGAATCGTAGCGGTGCGTAGCGGGAACCTTTTGGCCACGTCCTTCCATCCGGAGGTCACGGGGGATCGCCGGATCCACGAACTTTTCGTCAAAATTGCACGTAAGGAGCTATAG
- the rlmD gene encoding 23S rRNA (uracil(1939)-C(5))-methyltransferase RlmD encodes MDSYDRRMQCDYYAAGRCHSCQWMDIPYPAQVRRKIEQVASLIPAFPASRIEAHTSAEWNFRNKAKMAVGGTLDEPTLGLTTLHGDSTDLSHCPLYPPHIHEAFAHIKWFITLARLTPYDLQTGRGELKFVLVTTSPAGDLLVRFVVRSTESLTRVRKFLPQFQERVPSSRVVTMNVLPQHKAATEGDREIYLTRRRELPMQLGGITLYLRPQSFFQTNTSMAQALYLRVSQIVDAIAPKALWDLYCGVGGFALHAARPGRSVVGIEISESAIECARLSAAQAGLQDVTFMAGDAPERAISALKAGAGPEVVIVNPPRRGIGDELAHALRAAKIPAVVYSSCNPVSLARDIEALGCYQPESVEIFDMFPHTGHTEVLTVLRRR; translated from the coding sequence ATGGACTCGTACGATAGGCGGATGCAGTGCGACTACTACGCGGCCGGGCGGTGCCATTCGTGCCAATGGATGGACATTCCCTACCCCGCGCAGGTGCGCCGCAAGATTGAGCAGGTCGCATCGCTCATCCCAGCTTTCCCTGCGTCGCGGATCGAGGCCCACACCAGCGCTGAGTGGAATTTCCGCAATAAAGCAAAGATGGCGGTCGGGGGAACCCTCGATGAGCCGACTTTGGGACTAACGACGCTGCACGGCGATTCCACCGATTTGAGCCATTGCCCGCTCTACCCACCCCACATCCACGAGGCGTTTGCCCACATCAAGTGGTTCATCACGCTTGCGCGATTGACCCCGTACGACCTGCAAACGGGGCGCGGGGAACTGAAATTCGTGCTGGTCACGACCTCGCCCGCGGGCGACCTTTTGGTCCGTTTCGTTGTGCGCTCAACCGAATCACTGACGCGGGTTCGCAAGTTCCTGCCGCAATTTCAAGAACGAGTGCCGAGCTCCCGTGTGGTGACCATGAACGTTTTGCCGCAGCATAAGGCCGCAACGGAGGGCGATCGCGAGATCTATCTCACCCGGCGCCGCGAGCTTCCCATGCAGCTCGGGGGCATCACCCTGTATCTGCGGCCGCAAAGCTTCTTTCAGACAAACACCTCCATGGCCCAGGCGCTCTACCTTCGCGTGAGCCAGATCGTCGACGCCATCGCGCCCAAGGCCTTGTGGGATCTGTATTGCGGTGTCGGCGGGTTTGCTCTTCATGCGGCGCGCCCCGGACGCTCCGTTGTCGGTATCGAGATTTCCGAGTCGGCGATTGAATGCGCGCGCCTGAGCGCGGCCCAAGCCGGCCTCCAGGATGTCACGTTCATGGCCGGGGATGCGCCGGAGCGGGCGATCAGCGCGCTCAAGGCGGGTGCCGGTCCAGAGGTCGTTATCGTCAACCCGCCGCGTCGCGGGATCGGTGACGAACTTGCGCATGCGCTGCGCGCTGCAAAAATCCCCGCCGTTGTTTACTCGAGTTGTAATCCGGTGAGCCTTGCGCGCGACATTGAGGCCCTGGGCTGCTATCAGCCTGAATCGGTAGAGATCTTCGATATGTTCCCCCACACGGGACACACCGAGGTTCTTACGGTCCTGCGACGCCGGTGA
- a CDS encoding DUF3052 domain-containing protein: protein MASGTNSLDVTTFGFAPGQLVQEFGWDEDTDNELRAALEELSGSELLDEDYDSVVDGVIVWYRDGDEDLTDFLVDVQTLLREGGLIWVLTPKAGRAGHVSQGDIVEAAATAGLHATTTFPACPQWSGTKLAARGRSRLQ, encoded by the coding sequence GTGGCTTCAGGCACCAACTCGCTCGACGTCACCACGTTCGGGTTTGCACCGGGTCAACTAGTCCAAGAATTTGGATGGGACGAGGACACCGATAACGAACTTCGCGCGGCCCTTGAGGAGCTGTCGGGCAGCGAGCTGCTCGATGAAGACTACGACTCGGTAGTCGATGGAGTGATCGTCTGGTATCGCGACGGGGACGAGGACCTGACGGACTTCCTGGTGGACGTGCAGACGCTGTTGCGCGAGGGGGGGCTGATTTGGGTGCTGACGCCGAAGGCGGGCCGCGCCGGACACGTCTCGCAGGGTGACATCGTGGAGGCGGCCGCAACCGCCGGGCTGCATGCTACGACTACGTTCCCCGCGTGCCCGCAGTGGAGCGGGACAAAGCTTGCCGCGCGCGGCCGCAGCCGCCTCCAGTAG
- the aceE gene encoding pyruvate dehydrogenase (acetyl-transferring), homodimeric type has protein sequence MVSLEETGPLINGLLSQVPDYDPAETGEWLESLDGLIAEKGGPRARYILLSLLRRARERNVAIPTSVNTPYVNTIGVHDEPYFPGDEAVERRYRGWIRWNAAVMVTRAQKPGVGVGGHISSYASVATLYEVGLNHFFKGKDHPSGGDQVYFQGHSAPGQYARALLEGRLSEHQLDGFRQELSHPGGGLPSYPHPRLMPDFWEFPTVSMGLGPASAIYQAWTNKYLHNRGIKDTSQQRVWAFLGDGEMDEPESRGALQLAAQQGLDNLTFVVNCNLQRLDGPVRGNGKIIQELEAQFRGAGWNVIKVIWGREWDVLLNADKDRALVNLMNVTPDGDFQTYRAENGAFIREHFFGRDPRTKQLVANMTDDEIWALKRGGHDYRKIYAAYKAASQHTGQPTVILAHTIKGYSLGPSFAGRNATHQMKKLKTDDLKLLRDSLHIPLTDAQIGDNPYEAPYFNPGPKTPEIEYLLDRRRSLGGFVPERRSKYTHINLPDEKHYELLKKGSGTQEVATTMGLVRLFKDLIKDKEFGKRIVPIIPDEARTFGLDAIFPSAKIFNTQGQNYMAVDRELMLSYKESDAGQIMHTGINEAGSAAAFQAVATSYATHGEPLIPFYIFYSMFGFQRTADQFWAAGDQMARGFLIGATAGRTTLTGEGLQHADGHSPLIAGTNTAVVQYDPAYTYEIRHIVRDGLQRMYGEGDPRDPNVMYYLTVYNEPIVQPAEPQDVDVEGILKGIHKISTASGEGPRAQLLASGVGVPWALEAAQLLAQDWGVQADVWSVTSWNELRRDALEAESAAFGEPDGPLREPYLTAKLRGAAGPFVATSDYDHLVPDQVRKWIPGDYAVLGADGFGFSDTRPAARRHFKIDGPSVVVKVLQELGRRGEIDPGAHRAAIAKYDLHNVLAGTSGNSGGDA, from the coding sequence GTGGTTTCTCTTGAAGAGACTGGACCGCTCATCAACGGACTGCTGAGCCAGGTTCCCGACTATGACCCTGCGGAGACGGGCGAATGGCTCGAATCGCTAGATGGTCTTATTGCCGAAAAGGGCGGTCCTCGCGCGCGGTACATTTTGCTGAGCCTGCTGCGCCGCGCCCGCGAGCGCAATGTCGCGATTCCGACTTCGGTGAACACGCCGTACGTCAACACGATCGGCGTCCATGACGAGCCGTACTTCCCCGGCGACGAGGCCGTGGAACGCCGGTACCGCGGGTGGATCCGGTGGAACGCAGCAGTCATGGTTACGCGCGCCCAGAAGCCCGGTGTCGGGGTGGGCGGGCACATTTCTTCGTATGCGTCGGTTGCGACGTTGTACGAAGTGGGGCTGAACCACTTCTTCAAGGGCAAGGACCACCCCAGCGGTGGCGACCAGGTCTACTTCCAGGGTCACTCGGCTCCGGGACAGTACGCGCGCGCGCTGCTCGAAGGACGGCTGTCCGAGCACCAGCTCGATGGGTTCCGCCAGGAGCTATCGCACCCCGGTGGCGGCCTTCCCAGCTACCCGCACCCGCGCCTGATGCCGGACTTCTGGGAGTTCCCGACGGTCTCGATGGGTCTTGGCCCGGCCTCGGCGATTTACCAAGCCTGGACGAACAAGTACCTGCACAACCGCGGAATCAAGGACACTTCTCAGCAGCGCGTGTGGGCGTTCCTGGGTGACGGGGAAATGGACGAGCCCGAATCCCGCGGCGCGTTGCAGCTGGCCGCGCAGCAGGGTCTGGACAATCTGACCTTCGTCGTGAACTGCAACCTGCAGCGCCTGGACGGTCCCGTTCGCGGTAATGGCAAGATCATTCAGGAACTGGAGGCCCAGTTCCGCGGTGCCGGCTGGAACGTCATCAAGGTTATTTGGGGTCGCGAGTGGGACGTCTTGCTCAACGCCGATAAGGACCGCGCGCTGGTCAACCTCATGAACGTGACCCCCGACGGTGATTTCCAGACCTACCGCGCGGAGAACGGCGCGTTTATTCGCGAGCACTTCTTCGGGCGCGATCCGCGCACCAAGCAGTTGGTTGCGAACATGACCGACGACGAGATTTGGGCGCTCAAGCGCGGCGGGCACGACTACCGCAAGATCTACGCGGCGTACAAGGCCGCGTCCCAACACACCGGCCAGCCGACCGTCATTTTGGCGCACACCATCAAGGGATACTCGCTCGGGCCGAGCTTCGCGGGCCGCAATGCCACGCACCAGATGAAGAAGCTCAAGACCGACGACCTCAAGCTGCTGCGCGATTCGCTCCACATCCCACTGACGGACGCGCAGATCGGGGACAACCCCTACGAGGCGCCGTACTTCAACCCCGGGCCCAAGACTCCCGAAATCGAGTACCTCCTGGACCGCCGCCGCTCGTTGGGCGGCTTTGTCCCCGAGCGCCGCAGCAAGTACACGCACATCAACCTCCCGGACGAGAAGCACTACGAGCTTTTGAAGAAGGGATCGGGCACGCAAGAAGTCGCCACAACGATGGGTCTGGTCAGGTTGTTCAAGGACCTGATCAAGGACAAGGAGTTTGGTAAGCGCATAGTTCCGATCATTCCGGACGAGGCCCGCACATTCGGCCTCGATGCCATCTTCCCCAGCGCAAAGATCTTCAACACGCAGGGGCAAAACTACATGGCGGTTGACCGTGAATTGATGCTGAGCTACAAGGAGTCCGACGCGGGGCAGATCATGCACACCGGCATCAATGAAGCGGGATCCGCTGCCGCCTTCCAAGCCGTTGCCACGTCCTACGCGACCCACGGCGAACCGCTCATTCCGTTCTACATCTTCTACTCGATGTTCGGGTTCCAGCGCACGGCCGATCAGTTCTGGGCCGCAGGCGATCAAATGGCCCGCGGATTCCTGATCGGAGCGACCGCGGGTCGCACAACGCTCACCGGTGAAGGCCTGCAACACGCGGACGGGCACTCGCCCCTGATCGCGGGAACCAACACGGCCGTCGTCCAATACGACCCCGCGTACACGTACGAGATTCGACACATCGTGCGCGATGGTTTGCAGCGCATGTACGGCGAAGGCGACCCCCGCGACCCGAACGTCATGTACTACCTCACCGTCTACAACGAGCCCATCGTGCAGCCGGCGGAGCCGCAGGACGTGGATGTCGAGGGGATCCTCAAGGGAATCCACAAGATCTCGACAGCGAGCGGCGAGGGTCCCCGCGCGCAATTGCTCGCGTCCGGGGTCGGGGTGCCGTGGGCCCTCGAAGCCGCGCAGTTGCTCGCCCAGGACTGGGGCGTGCAGGCCGACGTGTGGTCCGTGACCAGTTGGAACGAGCTTCGCCGCGATGCGCTTGAGGCCGAGAGCGCGGCGTTCGGAGAGCCCGACGGTCCGCTAAGGGAGCCATACCTCACCGCGAAGCTACGTGGCGCTGCTGGTCCATTCGTCGCGACCTCCGACTACGACCACCTGGTCCCCGACCAGGTTCGCAAGTGGATTCCCGGCGACTACGCGGTGCTAGGCGCCGACGGGTTCGGGTTCTCCGACACCCGCCCCGCCGCCCGCCGCCACTTCAAGATCGACGGCCCTTCGGTCGTCGTCAAGGTACTCCAGGAGCTGGGCCGCCGCGGCGAGATCGACCCCGGCGCGCACCGCGCGGCGATCGCCAAGTACGACCTGCACAACGTCTTGGCGGGCACTTCCGGAAACTCGGGGGGCGACGCCTGA
- a CDS encoding PucR family transcriptional regulator, translated as MSRTAPRAPGRAQQVEAPPPKQTTGTPENLQRLRDAIGPLTTVAMRRLEQDLPWYRSLSSVDRSYVGLVAQSGINAFVTWYNDPSQPPSAVGEMFAAAPPELTRSISLQHTLHIVRSIVEVVEAHADQIAQPGTERDLREAVLRYSREVAFSAAEVYARTAEARGAWDARLEALVVDAIVRGDTNESVQSRAAALGWTGQGKVLVVVAGGNDALDDIKVADLRRAARRSARDALVSMQGSRAVIVLGGEGDLVAAANQLVPKLGSGPIVIGPAAADLASACNSATAALRGMDAVGAWSHAPRPVLADDLLPERVLIGDQLARATLIASAYAPLARAGGTVLETLRAYLGTGRSLEAAARDLYIHPNTVRYRLRKISEITGWDPLEPRESFVLHIALAIGELTATETTFVGNPQSKS; from the coding sequence ATGTCGCGAACCGCCCCCCGCGCTCCCGGCCGCGCGCAACAGGTCGAGGCGCCGCCGCCCAAGCAGACCACCGGGACCCCGGAAAACCTGCAACGGCTCCGCGATGCCATCGGTCCGCTGACCACGGTTGCCATGCGCCGGCTCGAACAGGATCTGCCCTGGTACAGGTCGCTCAGTTCCGTGGATCGCTCCTACGTGGGGCTAGTCGCCCAAAGCGGCATCAACGCGTTTGTGACCTGGTACAACGACCCATCGCAACCCCCCAGCGCCGTCGGAGAGATGTTCGCCGCCGCGCCGCCGGAACTGACACGCTCGATTTCGCTTCAGCACACCCTGCACATTGTCCGATCGATCGTCGAAGTTGTCGAAGCTCACGCCGATCAGATAGCGCAGCCGGGCACGGAGCGCGACCTGCGCGAAGCCGTGCTGAGGTACTCGCGCGAGGTGGCGTTCTCGGCGGCGGAGGTGTACGCCCGCACGGCTGAGGCGCGCGGGGCCTGGGATGCCCGCCTGGAGGCCCTGGTGGTCGACGCGATCGTGCGCGGCGACACCAACGAGTCGGTGCAATCGCGAGCAGCGGCGCTCGGCTGGACGGGGCAGGGCAAGGTGTTGGTCGTGGTTGCCGGGGGTAACGACGCACTCGATGACATCAAGGTGGCGGACCTGCGCCGGGCGGCGCGTCGTTCCGCCCGCGATGCCCTGGTTTCTATGCAGGGTTCGCGTGCGGTGATCGTTCTGGGGGGCGAGGGAGACCTGGTCGCCGCGGCCAACCAGTTGGTTCCCAAGCTCGGTTCGGGCCCCATCGTGATCGGACCCGCGGCCGCGGACCTGGCAAGTGCATGCAATTCCGCGACCGCGGCGCTGCGAGGCATGGATGCGGTCGGCGCGTGGTCGCACGCCCCGCGGCCCGTTCTGGCCGATGACCTGCTCCCAGAGCGGGTCTTGATCGGCGATCAGCTGGCGCGTGCGACGCTGATTGCGTCCGCCTACGCCCCGCTGGCAAGGGCCGGTGGCACCGTGCTAGAGACACTGCGGGCGTACCTCGGCACGGGCCGTTCCCTAGAAGCGGCGGCGCGCGATCTATACATTCACCCCAATACGGTGCGGTATCGGTTGCGAAAGATATCGGAGATCACCGGATGGGATCCTTTGGAGCCGCGGGAGTCCTTTGTCCTGCACATCGCCCTCGCGATAGGCGAACTGACGGCCACCGAGACGACTTTTGTAGGAAACCCACAATCGAAATCGTAA
- a CDS encoding ACP S-malonyltransferase — translation MLALLSPGQGSQTPGMLTPWLEIPGIAELVDQFSDAAQIDLRAHGTSSDADTIKDTAIAQPLIVASSLIAAHVLSSRGVTPASIGATGGHSVGEFAAAALAGVFTAASAVALVGKRATAMARAAAAAPSGMSAVLGGDREAVLARLRELGLTPANMNGGGQIVAAGSLTALAELVANPPAKARVIPLAVAGAFHTSYMEQARDEFRAAAADWPVAPPRVPLLSNADGAVLHADTTGAQVLERLINQVASPVRWDLCQDALLATGVSGIVELLPGGVLTGLARRSLKGVPAVAIKSPDDIDKAVSLINEVASAEIGEAQ, via the coding sequence GTGCTAGCCCTACTTAGCCCCGGACAGGGGTCGCAAACGCCCGGAATGCTGACCCCGTGGCTCGAAATCCCCGGCATTGCGGAGCTGGTCGACCAGTTCAGCGACGCGGCCCAGATCGATCTGCGCGCGCACGGCACCAGCTCGGACGCGGATACGATCAAGGACACCGCAATCGCCCAACCGCTGATCGTGGCGTCCTCCCTCATCGCGGCGCACGTCCTTTCTTCGCGCGGCGTCACGCCGGCAAGCATCGGCGCGACCGGCGGTCATTCTGTTGGAGAATTCGCGGCGGCGGCATTAGCTGGGGTTTTCACTGCCGCCTCGGCGGTGGCGTTAGTCGGCAAGCGGGCCACGGCCATGGCCCGGGCTGCGGCCGCCGCGCCCTCCGGAATGAGCGCGGTGCTAGGCGGAGACCGAGAAGCGGTGCTGGCCCGGTTACGCGAGCTGGGCCTGACGCCAGCGAATATGAACGGCGGCGGACAGATCGTCGCGGCCGGGTCCCTAACGGCGCTGGCGGAACTCGTCGCTAATCCCCCAGCGAAAGCGCGCGTGATCCCGCTCGCCGTGGCCGGGGCCTTTCACACCTCCTATATGGAACAAGCAAGGGACGAGTTCCGCGCCGCCGCCGCCGACTGGCCGGTTGCGCCACCGCGCGTCCCGCTGCTATCGAACGCGGATGGCGCCGTGCTGCACGCGGACACCACCGGTGCGCAGGTTCTGGAAAGACTCATCAACCAGGTCGCGTCGCCGGTGCGGTGGGATCTGTGCCAAGACGCGCTCCTGGCCACAGGCGTTTCGGGTATCGTCGAGTTGTTGCCCGGTGGGGTGCTGACGGGTCTGGCTCGCCGCAGCCTCAAGGGTGTGCCGGCGGTCGCAATCAAATCGCCCGACGACATCGACAAGGCAGTGTCACTCATCAATGAGGTGGCATCGGCAGAAATCGGAGAAGCTCAGTGA
- a CDS encoding beta-ketoacyl-ACP synthase III yields MTALKQAPTTQYSRILGIGGVRGGNVVPNADIIGPIDSSDEWIRQRTGIISRVRAGSDEDVLDLSEGAARAALEHAGVQADELDTVIVSTVTYFRQTPAAATQIADRIGATPAAAYDISAACAGYTYGIAQADALVRSGVAHKVLVIGAEKMSDFIDPTDRSISFLLGDGAGAAVIGASDFPGIGPTVWGADGGRADLIYQTQGWRDAVADGQWPTLRQEGPAVFKWASFQMAKVAQRAIEAAGLTPNDIKAFIPHQANMRIIDQMAKQLKLPDGIAIGRDIAETGNTSAASIPLATERLYREGLVASGDLALQIGFGAGLAYGAQVVVLP; encoded by the coding sequence GTGACAGCCCTCAAGCAGGCGCCCACGACACAGTATTCACGCATTCTGGGCATCGGCGGGGTCCGCGGTGGCAACGTCGTGCCCAACGCGGACATTATCGGTCCGATCGACTCTTCCGACGAATGGATCCGGCAACGCACCGGGATAATCTCGCGCGTACGGGCCGGATCCGATGAAGACGTGTTGGACCTTTCCGAAGGTGCCGCACGCGCCGCCCTGGAGCACGCGGGCGTCCAAGCAGATGAGTTGGACACCGTCATCGTTTCGACCGTGACCTACTTCCGCCAAACGCCTGCCGCCGCCACCCAGATCGCCGATAGGATCGGCGCCACGCCCGCCGCAGCGTACGACATTTCCGCCGCGTGTGCCGGCTACACCTACGGGATCGCGCAGGCCGACGCGCTGGTGCGGTCGGGAGTCGCCCACAAGGTACTTGTCATCGGTGCCGAAAAGATGTCCGACTTCATCGATCCGACGGATCGGTCCATCTCCTTCCTTTTGGGGGACGGCGCGGGAGCGGCCGTCATCGGCGCATCCGACTTCCCCGGCATTGGGCCAACGGTCTGGGGGGCGGACGGCGGGCGAGCCGACCTGATATACCAAACACAAGGGTGGCGCGACGCCGTCGCCGATGGTCAATGGCCGACCCTGCGCCAAGAGGGGCCGGCCGTATTCAAATGGGCCAGCTTCCAAATGGCCAAGGTCGCGCAGCGCGCGATCGAGGCGGCGGGCCTGACCCCGAACGACATCAAGGCGTTCATTCCGCACCAGGCGAACATGCGGATCATCGATCAGATGGCCAAGCAGCTCAAACTTCCCGATGGCATCGCCATCGGGCGGGATATTGCCGAGACAGGGAACACCTCTGCCGCGTCAATTCCACTGGCAACCGAGCGACTGTATCGCGAGGGACTGGTCGCCTCCGGCGACCTAGCCCTTCAGATCGGGTTCGGCGCCGGACTTGCCTATGGCGCGCAGGTTGTCGTACTGCCCTGA
- a CDS encoding acyl carrier protein has product MALSENEVLAGLTEIIVEETGIDADDVELGKSFTDDLDIDSLSMMTIVAQAEDKFSVTIPDDEVKNLATVGDAVSFITGAQA; this is encoded by the coding sequence ATGGCACTGTCCGAAAACGAAGTTCTTGCTGGCCTGACCGAGATCATCGTCGAGGAGACCGGCATCGATGCTGACGACGTCGAGCTCGGCAAGTCGTTCACCGACGACCTGGACATCGACTCGCTGTCGATGATGACCATCGTCGCCCAGGCCGAGGACAAGTTCAGCGTCACCATCCCCGACGACGAGGTGAAGAACCTCGCGACCGTCGGCGACGCCGTTTCGTTCATCACCGGCGCCCAGGCCTGA
- the fabF gene encoding beta-ketoacyl-ACP synthase II, with translation MERPDVVVTGLGATTPLGGDIASTWKAVLAGTPGARTMDNDWADKYGIPVNFAATIAVQPSEVLTVPETKRMDPSAQYALVAAREAWADAGAPEVDKTRLGTVVSSGIGGIWTTLNGWDTLRERGARRVLPMTVPMLMPNSATAYISLEFGAQAGAHALVSACASGAEAIGYAVDMIRSGRADIVVAGGTEATIHPLPISAFAASRTLSTRNDDPAGASRPYDIDRDGFVIGEGAAIVVLESASHAAQRGAKVYAKVAGVGLTSDGYHITSPDPEGTGQIRAMSAALQDAGVSAKDVSHVNAHATSTKVGDLIEARSIRAVLGDDADHVALSATKSMTGHLLGGAGALETVFTVLALHDRQAPPTINVANPDPELTLDLVRDTPRALPQTDTAAINNSFGFGGHNVALVVTSA, from the coding sequence ATGGAACGTCCCGACGTTGTTGTCACCGGCCTGGGTGCGACCACTCCCCTCGGCGGCGATATCGCATCGACCTGGAAAGCCGTGTTGGCGGGCACCCCCGGTGCCCGCACGATGGACAACGATTGGGCCGACAAATACGGCATACCAGTCAACTTCGCTGCCACCATCGCCGTGCAGCCGTCCGAGGTCCTTACCGTCCCCGAGACGAAGCGCATGGACCCATCCGCGCAGTATGCCCTGGTCGCGGCCCGCGAGGCGTGGGCGGATGCAGGCGCGCCCGAGGTAGACAAGACCCGCCTGGGAACCGTTGTGTCGAGCGGCATCGGCGGGATCTGGACGACCCTGAACGGCTGGGACACCCTGCGCGAACGCGGTGCGCGTCGCGTGCTTCCGATGACCGTTCCCATGCTCATGCCGAACTCCGCAACCGCGTACATCTCGCTCGAGTTTGGGGCCCAGGCCGGCGCCCATGCGCTCGTGTCGGCGTGCGCATCGGGCGCAGAGGCCATCGGCTATGCGGTCGATATGATCCGGTCCGGTCGCGCGGACATAGTTGTTGCCGGCGGGACCGAGGCGACCATCCACCCGCTGCCGATATCCGCATTCGCGGCTTCACGCACCCTATCGACCCGCAACGATGACCCGGCGGGAGCGTCGCGCCCCTACGACATCGATCGCGATGGCTTCGTGATCGGCGAGGGAGCCGCGATCGTCGTCCTGGAATCCGCTTCGCACGCCGCACAACGCGGCGCCAAGGTCTACGCCAAGGTTGCCGGTGTCGGCCTCACCTCGGACGGTTACCACATCACCTCGCCCGACCCCGAGGGCACCGGGCAGATCCGCGCCATGTCGGCGGCCCTACAGGACGCCGGTGTGAGCGCAAAGGATGTATCACACGTCAATGCGCACGCAACGTCAACTAAGGTCGGCGACCTCATTGAGGCCCGCTCGATCCGCGCCGTCTTGGGCGACGACGCCGACCACGTCGCGCTTTCCGCCACCAAGTCAATGACCGGGCACCTGTTGGGGGGCGCCGGCGCGCTGGAGACAGTTTTCACGGTGCTTGCCCTGCACGACCGCCAGGCTCCGCCGACAATCAATGTCGCCAACCCCGACCCGGAACTGACCCTCGATCTGGTTCGTGACACGCCGCGCGCATTACCGCAGACCGACACCGCGGCGATCAACAACTCCTTCGGATTCGGCGGGCACAACGTCGCACTGGTTGTGACGTCCGCGTAG